A region of Candidatus Omnitrophota bacterium DNA encodes the following proteins:
- a CDS encoding patatin-like phospholipase family protein has translation MSLSKKKKPKIGLALGSGAARGLAHVGVLKALTEEDISIDMIAGSSMGALIGACYAREGKIDDFEEIVLKIGWKQLARLADPNLALLFKGVIHGKKVKELLTPLIGNIEFKDLKIPLAVVAADANTGEEVIIKKGSVIEAVRASISIPAIFTPVKIKGRFLMDGGVVNPIPVSVVKNMGATFVIACNTIHKPQRRKSFGSIKKQRLPAAISKTQIKNAALVALNNKINKLVQNNKVKLKGFQRLVSIFKAKVYKRTQRLDPGTPNIFNTIMQALYAMEYEIAQSKIKEANIIIAPDTGNIAVLEFYRAKEAILKGHKAAKEILSRATVPLKPLN, from the coding sequence ATGAGTCTTTCAAAAAAGAAAAAACCTAAAATAGGATTAGCTTTGGGAAGCGGCGCGGCAAGAGGACTGGCGCATGTAGGGGTATTAAAGGCGCTGACGGAAGAAGATATATCTATTGATATGATAGCAGGCTCAAGCATGGGCGCACTTATCGGTGCCTGTTATGCAAGAGAAGGGAAAATAGACGATTTTGAGGAAATAGTCCTGAAGATTGGATGGAAACAATTAGCCCGGCTAGCAGACCCTAATTTAGCTTTGCTCTTCAAGGGGGTTATCCACGGTAAAAAGGTTAAAGAGCTCTTAACGCCTCTAATTGGAAATATTGAATTCAAAGATTTAAAGATCCCTTTAGCGGTTGTAGCTGCTGACGCCAATACAGGTGAGGAGGTAATAATAAAAAAAGGTTCGGTAATTGAGGCTGTTAGGGCAAGTATATCTATACCGGCTATATTTACGCCTGTAAAAATTAAAGGTAGATTTTTAATGGATGGGGGAGTAGTGAATCCTATTCCGGTAAGCGTAGTTAAGAATATGGGGGCAACGTTTGTTATCGCCTGCAATACAATCCATAAACCTCAAAGAAGGAAATCTTTCGGCTCGATAAAGAAACAAAGATTGCCTGCGGCAATTTCAAAGACCCAAATTAAAAATGCAGCTTTAGTAGCCCTGAATAATAAAATAAATAAACTCGTTCAAAATAATAAGGTCAAACTGAAAGGTTTTCAAAGACTTGTCTCTATCTTCAAAGCAAAAGTTTATAAAAGAACTCAAAGACTGGATCCGGGTACTCCGAATATATTTAATACCATAATGCAGGCGCTCTATGCTATGGAATATGAAATAGCGCAGTCAAAAATAAAAGAAGCAAATATAATAATAGCTCCTGATACCGGAAATATCGCAGTCTTAGAATTTTACCGGGCTAAAGAAGCTATATTAAAAGGACATAAAGCAGCAAAGGAAATCCTAAGTCGTGCAACCGTCCCATTAAAACCTTTAAATTAA